One part of the Lotus japonicus ecotype B-129 chromosome 2, LjGifu_v1.2 genome encodes these proteins:
- the LOC130740058 gene encoding BTB/POZ domain-containing protein At1g67900: MKFMKLGSRPDTFYTAEAIRSVSSEVCSDLIIQVRGTRYLLHKFPLLSKCLRLQKLCSESPDSSPHQIVQLPDFPGGIEAFELCAKFCYGITITLSPYNIVAARCSAEYLQMTEEVEKGNLIQKLDVFFNSCILRGWKDSIVSLQTTKALHLWSEDLEITSRCIEAIASKVLSHPTKVSLSHSHSRRVRDDVSSCNETESVRHKSNKGWWGEDLAELSIDLYWRTMIAIKSGGKVPSNLIGDALKIYASRWLPNITKNGHVNRKQVASDNSDLDSASEITSKHRLLLESIVSLLPAEKGAVSCSFLLKLLKASNILNASSSSKMELATRVGLQLEEATGNDLLIPSLSYTNDTLYDVELVMTILEQFMARGQSPPTSPPRSLMTFERRRSRSAENINFEFQESRRSSSASHSSKLKVAKLVDRYLQEIARDVTFSLSKFISLAEIIPDFARQDHDDLYRAIDIYLKAHPELNKSERKRLCRILDCKKLSMEACMHAAQNELLPLRVVVQVLFFEQARAAATNGDKVSDLPSNIKTLLTAHGIDPSKHTAPLSTTTSINAEDNWSVSGFKSPKSRSSTLRMKLAEDHDDLDENGLANDVIGRNSRFRGICALPTQPKKMFSKLWSANRAAATEKN; the protein is encoded by the exons ATGAAGTTCATGAAATTGGGATCTCGTCCTGATACTTTCTACACTGCAGAGGCAATAAG GTCAGTGTCTTCTGAAGTTTGCAGTGACCTTATAATTCAAGTGAGGGGAACTAGATATCTTCTTCACAAG TTTCCCCTGCTATCAAAATGTCTGCGCCTGCAaaagctatgctcagaatctcCTGATTCTTCTCCACACCAAATAGTCCAGCTACCTGATTTCCCTGGAGGGATTGAAGCATTTGAGCTTTGTGCCAAGTTCTGCTATGGAATCACCATCACTCTAAGCCCTTACAACATTGTAGCTGCAAGGTGTTCTGCTGAGTATCTGCAAATGACCGAGGAGGTAGAGAAGGGGAACTTGATTCAAAAGCTTGatgttttcttcaattcatGCATCCTCCGTGGCTGGAAGGATTCTATAGTGAGTCTTCAAACCACAAAAGCATTGCATTTGTGGTCTGAAGACTTAGAAATTACAAGCAGATGCATTGAGGCTATTGCCTCAAAAGTTTTAAGCCACCCCACAAAGGTGAGTTTGTCTCATTCTCACTCCAGAAGGGTGAGGGATGATGTTTCATCTTGCAATGAGACTGAAAGTGTGAGACACAAATCAAACAAAGGATGGTGGGGTGAAGATTTAGCAGAATTGAGCATAGACCTTTATTGGAGAACCATGATAGCAATCAAATCTGGTGGTAAAGTTCCCTCAAATCTCATTGGAGATGCATTGAAAATCTATGCATCTAGATGGCTACCAAATATTACCAAGAATGGACATGTTAATAGAAAGCAAGTAGCTTCTGATAATTCTGACTTAGACTCAGCCAGTGAGATAACCTCAAAGCATCGTTTGCTTCTGGAATCAATAGTGAGCTTGCTTCCTGCAGAAAAAGGTGCTGTTTCTTGTAGCTTTCTTCTGAAGCTCTTGAAGGCATCCAATATTCTCaatgcttcttcatcttcaaagaTGGAGTTAGCAACAAGAGTAGGGCTTCAACTTGAGGAAGCAACCGGGAATGATCTTTTGATACCCTCACTGTCTTACACAAATGACACACTGTATGATGTTGAATTGGTGATGACCATATTGGAACAGTTCATGGCACGAGGGCAGAGTCCCCCAACTAGTCCTCCAAGGTCTCTGATGACCTTTGAAAGAAGGAGGTCTCGTTCAGCAGAGAATATTAACTTTGAATTTCAGGAGAGTAGGAGATCCTCTTCAGCTTCTCACAGTTCAAAATTGAAGGTGGCAAAGCTTGTGGACAGGTATCTTCAAGAAATTGCAAGAGATGTAACTTTTTCCTTGTCCAAGTTCATTTCTCTTGCTGAAATTATACCAGATTTTGCAAGACAAGACCATGATGATCTCTACAGAGCTATTGACATTTATCTCAAG GCTCATCCAGAACTCAACAAGAGTGAAAGGAAAAGACTATGTAGAATACTTGACTGCAAAAAACTGTCAATggaagcttgtatgcatgcagCACAAAATGAGTTACTCCCTCTAAGGGTTGTTGTGCAAGTTCTCTTCTTTGAGCAAGCTAGAGCAGCAGCAACTAATGGTGACAAAGTGTCTGATTTACCAAGCAACATCAAGACATTGCTTACAGCACATGGAATTGACCCATCAAAACACACAGCACCCTTAAGCACTACCACAAGCATAAATGCTGAGGATAATTGGAGTGTTTCTGGCTTCAAGTCACCAAAGTCAAGGTCTTCAACTCTGAGGATGAAGTTAGCTGAGGATCATGATGATTTAGATGAAAATGGTTTAGCCAATGATGTGATTGGAAGAAATTCAAGATTTAGAGGAATCTGTGCTCTTCCTACACAACCCAAAAAAATGTTTAGCAAGTTGTGGTCTGCAAATAGAGCAGCAGCCACTGAAAAGAATTGA